The sequence TTTATTGTGAAGCAGCACCCAGACCGTTAATGTCACAATGCCGATAATGCTTAAAGATAATAACAGCTTTTTCATACTAAATCACCTTCCGTTTTGAAACATTATGGTTATTTACTAGCTTATCTAATTTCCAAACCGGACGTTCGGTTTGCTATGATCAAAAAAATTAACGCTTTTAGCTCCTGATATAAGCCATCCCATGCAGCTAATACTTCCTCCGGCACATCTTTGATATTCCCTGTCATCACACGGCGCATGCCCACGCCATCGTTGATCGATATAAACAGGCGCGCAATCTGTTCATCGGTCATGTGGGAGTCGATTTCTCCTTTAGCTCTGGCAATATGGACGATTTCCTGCCAGGCTTTGAGTTCAGCGTCTAAGTACTCAGTCTGTTTATCGCGAAAATCGGGAAAACACTTCATCGCCTCAAACACCAGGGCATAGAAATTAAAACCGCTTTCCCCATCCATGCGGTCTTGCAAAAATGCGATATTGGCATCATATTTTATATGGTCATGGTAAAACTGATGCAATGAATCTTTGCTCAGCTTACTATAATCCATGACAAATTCAGAGGTAAAATAGTCGACCACTTCCAGAAAAAGCTGCTCTTTGCTGTTAAAATAATGGTAGAAGGCCCCTTTGGACATTCCGGTCTTCTCCACAATCTCCTGCATGGTCACTTCCTTGAAGCTCTTTTGCAGAAAAAGCCGGAAGGAAACATTTAAAATATGCTCTTTCGTATTGCCCAC is a genomic window of Acetonema longum DSM 6540 containing:
- a CDS encoding TetR/AcrR family transcriptional regulator, which codes for MGNTKEHILNVSFRLFLQKSFKEVTMQEIVEKTGMSKGAFYHYFNSKEQLFLEVVDYFTSEFVMDYSKLSKDSLHQFYHDHIKYDANIAFLQDRMDGESGFNFYALVFEAMKCFPDFRDKQTEYLDAELKAWQEIVHIARAKGEIDSHMTDEQIARLFISINDGVGMRRVMTGNIKDVPEEVLAAWDGLYQELKALIFLIIANRTSGLEIR